A window of Longispora fulva contains these coding sequences:
- a CDS encoding DUF11 domain-containing protein has protein sequence MYALRSLFPAILLGGIVLGQGAPAAAEPNLSIAVDDGRASVRAGERHEYTVTVRNAGTESAKLLVEVGVPVGVELTPRSHGAETDGTRVRWPVEVAPGGTTRVRLAGRAPALPDGQRRLALTACALPVRSGPAAACATDMNAVTTRPPVRPADPAWSLAGGAGAVLLVAGGGAWAWRRRRAT, from the coding sequence ATGTACGCACTCAGAAGCCTCTTCCCCGCCATTCTCCTCGGCGGAATCGTCCTCGGCCAGGGCGCCCCGGCCGCCGCTGAGCCGAACCTCAGCATCGCCGTGGACGACGGCCGGGCCAGTGTCCGGGCGGGGGAGCGGCACGAGTACACGGTCACCGTCCGCAACGCCGGTACGGAGTCCGCGAAACTGCTCGTGGAGGTCGGCGTACCCGTCGGAGTGGAACTCACGCCGCGCAGCCACGGCGCCGAGACGGACGGCACCCGGGTCCGCTGGCCGGTGGAGGTGGCCCCCGGCGGCACGACCCGGGTCCGGCTCGCCGGCCGCGCCCCGGCCCTGCCCGACGGCCAGCGCCGGCTCGCGCTGACCGCGTGCGCGCTGCCGGTGCGCAGCGGGCCGGCGGCGGCGTGCGCGACGGACATGAACGCCGTGACCACCCGGCCACCGGTCCGGCCGGCCGACCCGGCGTGGAGCCTCGCGGGCGGGGCGGGAGCGGTGCTGCTGGTCGCCGGGGGCGGGGCCTGGGCCTGGCGCCGCCGCCGGGCGACATAG
- a CDS encoding ATP-binding cassette domain-containing protein produces the protein MVEAAGLGKSFGAKRAVDDVSFVLQPGRVTGFLGPNGSGKSTTMRLMLGLDRGDGRTLFEERPLLDHEVPGRVVGAHLDAKSFHPNRSARNHLRMLAAGTGVGDRRVDEVIEQVGLDAVAGKRPRGFSLGMGQRLGLASAILAEPDVLLLDEPANGLDPQSIQWMREFLRAYAGTGRVVFVSSHLMSEMQLMADDLVVIGKGKLIAHEPLGAFVARSTRNDVLVRVPDPGLLIDRLAAQGLSAVREGADAVAVAGASTDTVGEIAFHAGLPVRELLARTASLEQAFLELTSDHQEYATREAQ, from the coding sequence ATCGTGGAGGCCGCCGGGCTCGGGAAGTCCTTCGGGGCCAAACGCGCCGTGGACGACGTCAGTTTCGTGCTCCAGCCGGGCAGGGTGACCGGCTTCCTCGGCCCGAACGGGTCCGGGAAGTCCACGACGATGCGGCTCATGCTCGGTCTCGACCGGGGCGACGGCAGGACACTGTTCGAGGAGCGGCCCCTCCTCGACCACGAGGTGCCCGGCAGGGTGGTCGGCGCGCACCTCGACGCCAAGTCCTTCCACCCGAACCGTTCCGCCCGCAACCACCTGCGGATGCTCGCCGCCGGCACCGGGGTCGGCGACCGCCGGGTCGACGAGGTGATCGAGCAGGTCGGCCTGGACGCGGTGGCCGGGAAGCGGCCCAGGGGCTTCTCGCTCGGCATGGGCCAGCGGCTCGGCCTGGCCAGCGCCATCCTCGCGGAGCCCGACGTGCTGCTGCTCGACGAGCCGGCCAACGGGCTCGACCCGCAGTCGATCCAGTGGATGCGCGAGTTCCTCCGGGCGTACGCCGGCACCGGTCGGGTGGTGTTCGTCTCCAGCCACCTGATGTCGGAGATGCAGCTGATGGCCGACGACCTGGTGGTGATCGGCAAGGGGAAGCTCATCGCGCACGAGCCGCTGGGCGCGTTCGTGGCGCGGAGTACCCGCAACGACGTGCTGGTCCGGGTGCCCGATCCGGGGCTGTTGATCGACCGGCTCGCCGCGCAGGGGCTGTCCGCCGTGCGGGAGGGGGCCGACGCGGTCGCCGTGGCCGGGGCGAGTACCGACACCGTGGGGGAGATCGCCTTCCACGCCGGGCTGCCGGTCCGGGAGCTGCTGGCCAGGACGGCGAGCCTGGAGCAGGCGTTCCTGGAGCTGACCAGCGACCACCAGGAGTACGCGACCCGGGAGGCACAGTGA
- a CDS encoding ABC transporter permease subunit, which translates to MTSALRYEWRRITSVPGTWIIGALVVLVAAGLQTLFVSIGDADPVPARNLAAGLVTPLSIGGFLFAAFGAQALGQEYRFGTIRSTLTLFPRRPTVFAAKLAVTALVTVAVLVLAAVVCVAVVGAAGWRLGFDGTGGGGVGGLAVRVVLVALGWLAWGFGIAGISRNTALGIVLPLVVAFVVETPLTVVLGEKAPWLVDLFPFGNAGQALTMAGDAWGALGIFGLWSLVVAGLAYLSFTYRDA; encoded by the coding sequence GTGACCTCGGCGCTGCGGTACGAGTGGCGGCGGATCACGTCCGTGCCCGGTACCTGGATCATCGGAGCCCTGGTGGTGCTGGTCGCCGCCGGGTTGCAGACCCTGTTCGTGTCGATCGGCGACGCCGATCCGGTGCCAGCGCGGAACCTGGCGGCGGGGCTGGTGACGCCGCTGAGCATCGGCGGGTTCCTGTTCGCGGCGTTCGGGGCCCAGGCGCTGGGCCAGGAGTACCGGTTCGGCACGATCCGCTCGACGCTGACCCTGTTCCCGCGCCGGCCGACGGTGTTCGCGGCCAAGCTGGCGGTCACCGCCCTGGTCACGGTGGCCGTGCTGGTGCTGGCGGCCGTGGTCTGCGTCGCGGTCGTCGGGGCCGCCGGCTGGCGGCTCGGGTTCGACGGCACCGGGGGCGGCGGGGTGGGCGGGCTCGCCGTGCGGGTGGTGCTCGTCGCGCTCGGCTGGCTGGCGTGGGGCTTCGGGATCGCCGGGATCAGCCGGAACACCGCGTTGGGCATCGTCCTGCCGCTCGTCGTCGCCTTCGTGGTGGAGACGCCCCTCACCGTGGTACTCGGGGAGAAGGCGCCCTGGCTCGTGGACCTGTTCCCGTTCGGCAACGCCGGGCAGGCTCTCACGATGGCCGGGGACGCGTGGGGCGCGCTGGGGATCTTCGGGCTGTGGAGTCTGGTGGTGGCGGGGCTGGCGTACCTGTCGTTCACGTACCGGGACGCGTGA
- a CDS encoding cryptochrome/photolyase family protein, with translation MMDTAIVLFTRDLRLADNPALTAAVSAARHVVPLFVHDPAIAAGPVRGAFLAGCLADLRAGLRARGAGLVERRGDPVTEVLRLAGELRAGHGTGGGSGAGGAGRGSGAGTIGVSCAADVSAFAQARQRRLAAACAAAGLHLRLFDQLTVVPPGELVPAGGDSYKIFTPYWRRWQAVVRPGTTQAPDRVTLPPGVRPTDGPEGSGGERAAHARLAAWRDSWESYADGHDDLAGDRTSRLSAHLHFGTLSPRALLDGPEAFVRQVCWRDFYHQVLHAFPRLTARPFKNVVEDWVDDPESYAAWCAGMTGVPLVDAGMRQLAAEGFMHNRARMVVASFLTKHLRIDWRLGAAHFMAHLADADVANNYGNWQWTAGTGNDTRPYRRFNPVRQGYQHDPRGDYVRRHVPELADLAGPVVHEPWKLPRSRTKGYPRPIIEL, from the coding sequence ATGATGGACACGGCGATCGTGCTGTTCACCCGGGACCTGCGGCTCGCCGACAATCCGGCCCTGACCGCCGCCGTGTCCGCCGCCCGGCACGTGGTGCCGCTGTTCGTGCACGATCCGGCGATCGCCGCCGGGCCGGTGCGGGGCGCGTTCCTGGCGGGGTGTCTCGCGGATCTGCGGGCGGGGCTGCGGGCCCGGGGCGCGGGGCTGGTGGAACGGCGGGGCGACCCGGTGACGGAGGTGCTCCGGCTCGCGGGCGAGCTGCGGGCCGGCCACGGGACGGGCGGCGGGTCCGGGGCCGGCGGCGCGGGTCGCGGGTCCGGGGCCGGCACGATCGGGGTGTCCTGCGCCGCCGACGTCTCCGCCTTCGCGCAGGCTCGCCAACGCCGACTCGCGGCGGCGTGCGCGGCAGCCGGCCTGCACCTGCGGCTGTTCGACCAGCTCACGGTCGTGCCACCTGGGGAACTGGTCCCGGCCGGCGGCGACAGCTACAAGATCTTCACCCCCTATTGGCGGCGTTGGCAGGCCGTCGTGCGCCCGGGGACGACCCAGGCCCCGGACCGGGTCACGCTGCCGCCCGGCGTGCGCCCGACCGACGGTCCGGAAGGCTCCGGCGGGGAACGGGCCGCGCACGCCCGGCTGGCCGCCTGGCGGGACTCCTGGGAGTCCTATGCCGACGGTCACGACGACCTGGCCGGGGACCGCACGTCGCGGCTGTCCGCGCACCTGCACTTCGGCACCCTCTCGCCGAGGGCGTTGCTCGACGGGCCGGAGGCGTTCGTCCGGCAGGTGTGCTGGCGGGACTTCTACCACCAGGTGCTGCACGCGTTCCCCCGGCTCACCGCGCGGCCGTTCAAGAACGTGGTCGAGGACTGGGTCGACGATCCGGAGTCCTACGCGGCGTGGTGCGCCGGGATGACCGGGGTGCCGCTGGTGGACGCCGGGATGCGGCAGCTGGCCGCCGAGGGGTTCATGCACAACCGGGCCCGGATGGTGGTCGCGTCGTTCCTCACCAAGCACCTGCGGATCGACTGGCGGCTGGGGGCGGCGCACTTCATGGCGCACCTGGCCGACGCCGACGTGGCGAACAACTACGGCAACTGGCAGTGGACGGCGGGCACGGGCAACGACACCCGGCCGTACCGGCGGTTCAACCCGGTCCGGCAGGGCTACCAGCACGACCCGCGCGGGGACTACGTGCGCCGCCACGTGCCGGAGCTCGCCGACCTCGCGGGGCCGGTGGTGCACGAGCCGTGGAAGCTGCCGCGCTCGCGGACGAAGGGCTACCCGAGGCCGATCATCGAGCTGTGA
- a CDS encoding DUF1295 domain-containing protein gives MFEALAALAVLLVFFGIGTATGRHRVVDIAWGLAFTAVALVGYLLTPGHWLITALTVLWGLRLAVFIAWRSRGKGEDPRYARLLAGKGRWYPLVMVYLLQGAIVWFVSLPVQVAQRHDDGWSWWMLPGVLVWAVGMVFEAVGDWQLSAFQRAGGHGRVLDTGLWRYTRHPNYFGDACVWWGIWLVACASWPGALTVLSPILMTWFLVGKTGKPMTEAAMSARPGYAEYVARTSGFVPWFPRS, from the coding sequence GTGTTTGAGGCTCTCGCCGCCCTCGCGGTGCTGCTGGTGTTCTTCGGGATCGGCACGGCGACCGGCAGGCACCGGGTGGTGGACATCGCGTGGGGTCTCGCCTTCACCGCCGTCGCGCTCGTCGGCTACCTGCTCACGCCCGGGCACTGGCTGATCACCGCCCTGACCGTGCTCTGGGGGCTGCGCCTGGCGGTGTTTATCGCCTGGCGGTCCCGGGGCAAGGGCGAGGACCCGCGCTACGCGAGACTCCTCGCCGGCAAGGGCCGCTGGTATCCGCTGGTCATGGTGTACCTGCTGCAAGGGGCGATCGTCTGGTTCGTGTCCCTGCCCGTGCAGGTCGCCCAACGGCACGACGACGGGTGGTCGTGGTGGATGCTGCCCGGCGTGCTGGTGTGGGCCGTCGGGATGGTCTTCGAGGCCGTCGGCGACTGGCAGCTGTCCGCGTTCCAGCGGGCCGGCGGGCACGGACGGGTCCTGGACACCGGCCTGTGGCGCTACACCCGGCACCCGAACTACTTCGGCGACGCCTGCGTCTGGTGGGGGATCTGGCTGGTCGCGTGCGCCTCCTGGCCCGGTGCGTTGACGGTGCTGTCGCCGATCCTGATGACGTGGTTCCTCGTCGGCAAGACTGGCAAGCCGATGACGGAGGCGGCGATGTCGGCCCGGCCGGGGTATGCGGAGTATGTGGCCCGGACCAGCGGGTTCGTGCCCTGGTTCCCCCGGTCCTGA
- a CDS encoding SAM-dependent methyltransferase, whose translation MIAPQLATLYQAITGAPPTVRIRAWDGSEAGPTAGPALVIRDPRALRRLLWSPNELGLAQAYAAGELDVDGDLADGLRRVWRQVRATGRPRITLAHRLRALRLAGRLGVLGPRPSPPETQARLTGDPGSRERDRAAIGHHYDLSNAFYQLVLDDETMAYSCGYWRSEEPDYTLAHAQRDKLDLICRKLDLHPGMRLLDVGCGWGSLTVHAAYHYGVNVTGVTLSAEQLAHVQGRVERLGLQGRVDVRLQDYRDVHDGPYDAIATVEMGEHVGARNYPAFTAKLFGLLRPAGRLLVQQMSRGRVAPGGGAFIEHYIAPDMHMRPVGETVSLIGDAGFEVRDVEALREHYVRTVAAWLETLDKHWEEAVDLVGGPMARIFRLYLVGGALSFAENRMGVDQVLAVRPMAEGDSGMAYTREGFGV comes from the coding sequence ATGATCGCGCCCCAGCTCGCGACCCTCTATCAGGCCATCACCGGAGCACCGCCAACGGTGCGGATCCGCGCGTGGGACGGCAGCGAGGCCGGCCCGACGGCCGGGCCGGCCCTCGTCATCCGCGACCCGCGCGCCCTACGCCGTCTGCTGTGGAGCCCGAACGAACTCGGCCTGGCCCAGGCCTACGCCGCCGGCGAACTCGACGTCGACGGCGACCTCGCCGACGGCCTGCGCCGCGTCTGGCGGCAGGTCCGCGCCACCGGCCGGCCCCGGATCACCCTCGCCCACCGGCTCCGCGCCCTGCGGCTGGCGGGTCGGCTCGGCGTCCTCGGCCCCCGGCCGTCCCCGCCGGAGACCCAGGCCCGACTCACCGGCGACCCGGGCAGCAGGGAACGCGACCGGGCGGCCATCGGCCACCACTACGACCTGTCCAACGCCTTCTACCAACTGGTCCTCGACGACGAGACGATGGCGTACTCGTGCGGCTACTGGCGCTCCGAGGAACCCGACTACACCCTCGCCCACGCCCAGCGCGACAAGCTCGACCTGATCTGCCGCAAGCTCGACCTGCACCCCGGCATGCGGCTGCTCGACGTCGGCTGCGGCTGGGGCTCCCTGACCGTGCACGCCGCCTACCACTACGGCGTGAACGTCACCGGCGTCACCCTGTCCGCCGAGCAGCTGGCCCACGTCCAGGGCCGGGTCGAGCGGCTCGGACTCCAGGGCCGGGTCGACGTGCGGCTCCAGGACTACCGGGACGTGCACGACGGCCCGTACGACGCGATCGCCACCGTCGAGATGGGCGAACACGTCGGGGCCCGCAACTACCCGGCGTTCACCGCGAAGCTGTTCGGGCTGCTCCGGCCCGCCGGGCGGCTCCTCGTCCAACAGATGTCCCGGGGCAGGGTCGCGCCCGGCGGCGGCGCGTTCATCGAGCACTACATCGCCCCCGACATGCACATGCGGCCGGTCGGGGAGACCGTGTCGCTGATCGGGGACGCCGGCTTCGAGGTCCGCGACGTCGAGGCGCTCCGCGAGCACTACGTCCGCACCGTCGCCGCCTGGCTGGAGACCCTCGACAAGCACTGGGAGGAGGCCGTGGACCTCGTCGGCGGGCCGATGGCCCGGATCTTCCGGTTGTACCTGGTCGGCGGGGCGCTCAGCTTCGCGGAGAACCGGATGGGCGTGGACCAGGTGCTCGCGGTCCGGCCGATGGCGGAGGGGGACAGCGGGATGGCGTACACCAGAGAGGGTTTCGGTGTTTGA
- a CDS encoding SAM-dependent methyltransferase translates to MTQVASRPAAVDPARWPDVAVVPRARLRGRIAAALLDRVGRRLGLLDGPGPTLRLRDPQAFCRRLGRDGLIGFGESYQAGEWDSDRLPEVLTVLAAHADVLVPRRLQWLRRFYVARHPRTDANDRAGARSNIARHYDLSNDLFGLFLDDTMTYSAALFGGPATWDDLAPAQHRKIDRLLDATGVGPGTRVLEIGTGWGELAIRAARRGAVVRSVTLSAEQRDLALRRAAGAGVAVTVDLMDYRDVRGEYDAILSVEMIEAVGEEYWPTYAAVLDRLLAPGGRIGLQTITMRHERMVAARYTYTWMHKYIFPGGLIPSLPALSAVFGRTRLRILDTFAFGPHYADTLRLWRARFLDRAGELARLGFDETFRRTWNLYLAYSEAGFASGYLDVHQLVLGRADT, encoded by the coding sequence ATGACCCAGGTCGCGTCCCGTCCCGCCGCCGTCGACCCGGCGCGCTGGCCCGACGTCGCCGTGGTGCCCCGGGCCCGGCTGCGGGGCCGGATCGCCGCGGCCCTGCTCGACCGGGTCGGCCGCCGGCTGGGCCTGCTCGACGGTCCGGGTCCCACCCTGCGACTGCGCGACCCGCAGGCGTTCTGCCGCCGGCTCGGCCGCGACGGCCTGATCGGCTTCGGCGAGTCCTACCAGGCCGGCGAGTGGGACTCCGACCGACTGCCCGAGGTGCTCACCGTCCTGGCCGCGCACGCCGACGTGCTGGTCCCGCGCCGGTTGCAGTGGCTGCGCCGGTTCTACGTGGCCCGCCACCCCCGGACCGACGCCAACGACCGCGCGGGCGCGCGCAGCAACATCGCCCGGCACTACGACCTGTCCAACGACCTGTTCGGCCTGTTCCTCGACGACACGATGACGTACTCCGCCGCCCTGTTCGGCGGGCCCGCCACCTGGGACGACCTGGCCCCGGCCCAGCACCGCAAGATCGACCGGCTGCTCGACGCGACCGGGGTCGGTCCCGGCACCCGGGTGCTGGAGATCGGCACCGGCTGGGGCGAACTCGCGATCCGGGCCGCCCGGCGCGGAGCAGTGGTCCGGTCGGTGACCCTGTCGGCCGAGCAGCGCGACCTGGCCCTGCGCCGGGCGGCAGGCGCAGGTGTGGCGGTGACCGTGGATCTGATGGACTACCGGGACGTGCGCGGCGAGTACGACGCGATCCTGTCCGTGGAGATGATCGAGGCGGTGGGGGAGGAGTACTGGCCCACGTACGCCGCCGTGCTCGACCGGCTGCTCGCGCCCGGGGGCAGGATCGGGCTCCAGACGATCACGATGCGGCACGAGCGGATGGTGGCGGCGCGGTACACGTACACCTGGATGCACAAGTACATCTTCCCCGGCGGGCTGATCCCGTCCCTGCCGGCGCTGTCGGCGGTCTTCGGCCGCACCCGGCTGCGGATCCTGGACACTTTCGCCTTCGGGCCGCACTACGCCGACACACTGAGACTGTGGCGGGCCAGGTTCCTCGACCGGGCCGGCGAACTCGCCCGGCTCGGCTTCGACGAGACGTTCCGCCGCACCTGGAACCTCTACCTGGCCTACTCCGAGGCCGGGTTCGCGTCCGGCTACCTCGACGTGCACCAACTCGTCCTCGGAAGGGCGGACACATGA
- a CDS encoding DUF1365 domain-containing protein codes for MTTATLYRCSLRHVRTGPVRHAFIYRTYQWLVDVDDLPTIPRPLRPLARFLAADHIGRSPSLRRNLDDYLATQGVDLGGGQILMLTHARVLGHVFNPLTVYWCHRPDGTQACVVAEVHNTYGGRHCYLLHPDARDAAHVDKDFYVSPFLPLTGTYRMSLPRPDHQLALTVTLRPEGGAPFVASLRGTLRAATVPGLLAAAFATLLVRLKIRRQGVSLYLKGLPVIPRTPSGERAP; via the coding sequence GTGACGACGGCGACCCTGTACCGCTGCTCCCTGCGGCACGTCCGCACCGGCCCGGTCCGGCACGCGTTCATCTACCGCACCTACCAGTGGCTGGTGGACGTCGACGACCTGCCGACGATCCCGCGCCCGCTGCGCCCCCTCGCCCGGTTCCTCGCCGCCGACCACATCGGACGGTCGCCGTCGTTGCGCCGCAACCTCGACGACTACCTCGCGACCCAGGGCGTCGACCTGGGCGGCGGCCAGATCCTGATGCTCACCCACGCCCGGGTCCTCGGCCACGTCTTCAACCCGCTGACGGTGTACTGGTGCCACCGCCCCGACGGCACCCAGGCCTGCGTCGTCGCCGAGGTGCACAACACCTACGGCGGCCGGCACTGCTACCTGCTGCACCCCGACGCCCGCGACGCCGCCCACGTCGACAAGGACTTCTACGTCTCGCCGTTCCTGCCGCTGACCGGCACCTACCGGATGAGCCTGCCGCGCCCCGACCACCAGCTCGCCCTCACCGTCACCCTGCGGCCGGAGGGCGGCGCGCCGTTCGTGGCCAGCCTGCGGGGCACGCTGCGCGCCGCGACGGTCCCGGGCCTGCTCGCCGCGGCGTTCGCGACCCTGCTGGTGCGCCTGAAGATCCGAAGACAGGGCGTTTCGTTGTACCTGAAGGGCCTGCCAGTGATCCCCCGCACCCCGTCCGGAGAGAGAGCCCCATGA
- a CDS encoding NAD(P)/FAD-dependent oxidoreductase: MRRRRVAVIGAGVSGLTAAYLLRRGAEVTLFEADDRLGGHAHTHDVGGLAVDSGFIVHNERTYPHLLWLFAELGVATRPTEMSMSVRCEGCGLEYAGARGLPGLLARPRNALDPRFLAMLAQVPRFHRAARALVATGDDDTTIGEFARDYSSYFVRHFLVPVVSAVWSCGPERVGDYPARYLFVFLERHGMLSVTGSPTWRTVTGGSRTYVDRIAAALPAARRGVPVRSVTRVADGVEVRDEADFVQRYDAAVIATHADQALALRPDASRAEKEILGAFGYSRNETLLHSDASVLPRRRRARASWNYLLPACDPGAGRPVVSYDMNRLQRLDAAGEHVVTLNPDGRVHGDAVLARMVYRHPVYTAEAVAAQRRLPEISDATVAYAGAYHGWGFHEDGCRSGFDAAGRLA; this comes from the coding sequence ATGCGGCGACGGCGGGTGGCGGTGATCGGCGCGGGGGTGTCCGGCCTGACGGCGGCGTACCTGCTCCGGCGGGGGGCCGAGGTCACCCTGTTCGAGGCGGACGACCGGCTCGGCGGGCACGCGCACACCCACGACGTGGGCGGCCTGGCCGTCGACTCCGGGTTCATCGTGCACAACGAGCGGACATATCCCCACCTGCTGTGGCTGTTCGCCGAGCTGGGCGTGGCGACCCGGCCGACGGAGATGAGCATGTCGGTGCGCTGCGAGGGCTGCGGCCTGGAGTACGCGGGGGCGCGTGGGCTGCCCGGCCTGCTCGCCCGGCCGCGCAACGCCCTCGACCCCCGGTTCCTGGCGATGCTCGCCCAGGTGCCCCGGTTCCACCGCGCGGCCCGGGCGCTCGTCGCGACCGGGGACGACGACACGACGATCGGCGAGTTCGCCCGGGACTACAGCAGCTACTTCGTGCGGCACTTCCTCGTACCCGTCGTGTCCGCGGTCTGGTCCTGCGGCCCGGAACGGGTCGGCGACTACCCGGCGCGCTACCTCTTCGTGTTCCTGGAGCGGCACGGCATGTTGAGCGTGACCGGCTCGCCGACCTGGCGGACCGTGACCGGCGGTTCCCGGACCTATGTGGACCGGATCGCTGCGGCGCTGCCGGCCGCCCGGCGCGGCGTCCCGGTGCGGTCCGTGACCCGGGTCGCCGACGGGGTCGAGGTCCGCGACGAGGCCGACTTCGTCCAGCGGTACGACGCCGCCGTGATCGCCACCCACGCCGACCAGGCACTCGCCCTGCGCCCGGACGCCAGCCGGGCGGAGAAGGAGATCCTCGGCGCGTTCGGCTACTCGCGCAACGAGACCCTGCTGCACTCCGACGCCTCGGTCCTGCCCCGGCGCCGCCGGGCCCGCGCGTCGTGGAACTACCTGCTGCCCGCCTGCGACCCGGGCGCCGGCCGGCCGGTGGTCAGCTACGACATGAACCGCCTGCAACGCCTCGACGCGGCCGGCGAGCACGTGGTGACCCTCAACCCCGACGGCCGCGTCCACGGGGACGCCGTGCTGGCCCGGATGGTCTACCGGCACCCGGTCTACACGGCCGAGGCGGTCGCCGCCCAGCGCCGGCTGCCCGAGATCTCCGACGCCACGGTGGCCTACGCCGGCGCGTACCACGGCTGGGGCTTCCACGAGGACGGCTGCCGCTCGGGGTTCGACGCCGCCGGGAGACTGGCGTGA
- a CDS encoding alpha/beta hydrolase, with translation MTRRIVGGVPAGAGPVVLVLHGGAADSHRPPGLLAYLRMLPFAWALRRSGLTTRLLRYRYRGWNGADRDAYADVLWALEQLGPRPVLLVGHSLGGRAALHAGGEPSVAGVAALAPWIEPGDPWQPLAGRPVLLAHGSRDTTTDPARSREWAELLGARYVELDDDHAMLRHPGRWHTLVRDFATEVLAPVRQL, from the coding sequence ATGACCCGAAGGATCGTCGGCGGAGTGCCCGCCGGTGCGGGACCGGTCGTCCTCGTGCTGCACGGTGGGGCGGCCGACAGCCACCGGCCGCCCGGCCTCCTGGCGTACCTGCGGATGCTGCCGTTCGCCTGGGCGCTGCGCCGGAGCGGGCTGACCACCCGGCTGCTGCGGTACCGGTACCGGGGGTGGAACGGGGCGGACCGCGACGCGTACGCCGATGTGCTGTGGGCCCTCGAACAGCTCGGGCCGCGCCCGGTGCTCCTCGTCGGGCACTCCCTCGGCGGCCGGGCCGCCCTGCACGCCGGCGGGGAGCCGTCCGTCGCCGGGGTCGCGGCCCTCGCGCCGTGGATCGAGCCCGGCGACCCGTGGCAGCCGCTGGCCGGCAGGCCGGTGCTGCTCGCGCACGGGTCCCGGGACACGACCACGGATCCGGCCCGGTCCCGCGAGTGGGCGGAGCTGCTCGGCGCGCGGTACGTCGAGCTCGACGACGACCACGCGATGCTCCGGCACCCCGGGCGGTGGCACACCCTGGTCCGCGACTTCGCCACCGAGGTGCTGGCCCCGGTGCGACAGCTCTGA